A stretch of Desulfotalea psychrophila LSv54 DNA encodes these proteins:
- a CDS encoding M48 family metallopeptidase, giving the protein MNIWLALIVIFLITTWFLETILTLLNLRNQPAQLPKKFADIYSPDKYQDSLLYNKATTRCSLLEKTTSTLLSLGFLLLGGFNALDQIARRGGYGEIITGLLFIGLLLLVFFIIGLPFQLYSTFVIEEGFGFNRTTLKTFAEDTIKACLLAIILGGPFLAAIFWFFLKAGPHAWIYCWLGTTLFSFCLQLLAPTLIMPLFNKFSPLQEGSLKEKISSYVKAQKFSVGGIFTMDGSKRSAKLNAYFTGFGKLRKIVLFDTLVAKLHEKEIVAVLAHEVGHAKCNHLWKNILLSTLHSGLVFFLLSLGLTQKDFAVAFNMEASSIYASLFFFSYLLKPMDFIISLFFNSLSRSHEYEADNYAAKTTGSGAELISALKKLSQENYSNLSPHPLYVRFYYSHPPVRDRIENLERKNA; this is encoded by the coding sequence ATGAATATCTGGCTCGCTCTTATTGTCATCTTCCTCATCACCACCTGGTTCCTGGAAACAATCCTCACCCTCTTAAACCTGCGCAACCAACCCGCGCAGCTGCCAAAAAAATTTGCGGATATCTATAGTCCCGACAAATATCAAGACTCCCTCCTATATAATAAGGCAACGACTCGTTGCTCTCTTCTAGAAAAAACAACAAGCACCCTACTCTCTCTTGGTTTTCTCCTCCTCGGTGGTTTTAACGCCCTCGACCAGATAGCACGAAGAGGAGGATATGGAGAAATTATCACCGGCCTCCTCTTTATTGGCCTGCTCCTCCTTGTCTTTTTTATTATCGGACTTCCCTTCCAGCTCTACTCAACCTTTGTCATTGAGGAAGGTTTTGGTTTTAACCGCACCACCCTAAAAACATTCGCAGAAGATACCATCAAGGCCTGCCTGCTTGCCATTATCCTCGGCGGACCATTTCTGGCCGCAATATTCTGGTTCTTTTTAAAAGCAGGGCCACATGCCTGGATATACTGCTGGCTTGGCACCACTCTCTTCTCTTTCTGCCTGCAGCTTCTGGCTCCAACCCTCATCATGCCCCTCTTCAATAAGTTCTCCCCCTTGCAGGAGGGATCACTGAAGGAGAAGATCAGCTCCTACGTCAAGGCCCAGAAGTTTTCCGTCGGCGGGATTTTTACCATGGATGGCTCCAAAAGATCTGCAAAGCTCAACGCCTATTTCACCGGCTTTGGCAAACTGCGCAAAATAGTTCTCTTTGATACCCTCGTTGCAAAACTCCATGAGAAAGAAATAGTGGCAGTGCTCGCCCACGAAGTGGGCCATGCAAAATGCAATCATCTCTGGAAAAACATCCTTCTCTCCACCCTGCACAGCGGACTGGTCTTCTTCCTCCTCTCCCTTGGCCTCACCCAAAAAGATTTTGCCGTAGCCTTTAACATGGAGGCAAGCTCTATCTATGCCAGCCTCTTCTTCTTTAGCTACCTCCTCAAGCCTATGGATTTTATCATCTCCCTATTTTTCAACAGTCTATCACGTAGCCATGAATACGAGGCAGACAACTATGCGGCAAAAACAACAGGCTCAGGCGCTGAGCTCATCTCTGCCCTGAAAAAGCTCAGCCAAGAAAACTATAGCAACCTCTCACCCCACCCCCTCTATGTTCGTTTTTACTATAGTCATCCACCCGTAAGAGATCGTATAGAAAATCTGGAGAGGAAAAACGCCTAA
- a CDS encoding NADH-quinone oxidoreductase subunit N, producing the protein MMLFLPELALLITALVFFILTLKAPDSPKLHGVALISSVVVIITSLLCLGQTGELFYGAYGISSYSQIFKVFLGIGSLLILLTGKQFCGIKARFRAEYYIFFFLAILGLMMMVSSLDILSILVALELSSFSTYIMVALREDNPRGIHNEAAIKYLLYGVTATAFMLFGMSYLFGLTGSIQLAPLAEKLPQLMNQPIAVTSFILLLAGVFYKLALFPFHFWAPDVYEGAANETTAFAATLPKFGAIAVLIRFATLPGENSQLIINVLLGCALISMFYGNLAALVQKDVKRLLAFSGIAHGGFILLGVLVFENMGYRNAIFYTLAYVLMNIACFFVVSLISEGNKNLQVTDLTGLYKRSPLLAITFITGLFALAGIPPFIGFTGKFMLLAGALKAGHLITVILATFNTALALYYYLNLVRVTFCTDEEKEQAPIQLGVCDRATCILLIASMTLLGIFPTTILTIIESALTTL; encoded by the coding sequence ATAACTGCCCTGGTCTTTTTTATCCTGACCCTGAAAGCACCGGATAGTCCAAAGCTTCACGGGGTAGCCCTGATCTCTTCTGTCGTCGTGATAATTACCTCCCTGCTTTGCCTCGGCCAAACAGGTGAGCTCTTTTATGGGGCCTATGGCATCTCCTCTTACAGCCAGATTTTCAAGGTTTTCTTAGGGATAGGTTCTCTCCTGATCCTCCTTACCGGCAAACAATTTTGCGGAATAAAGGCACGATTCCGAGCTGAATACTATATCTTCTTCTTCCTGGCGATCCTCGGTTTGATGATGATGGTCTCCTCCCTTGATATTCTGTCAATCCTCGTAGCCCTTGAACTCTCTTCATTTTCAACCTACATCATGGTTGCCCTACGGGAGGATAATCCCCGAGGTATCCATAATGAAGCCGCTATCAAGTACCTTCTCTATGGAGTTACAGCCACAGCATTTATGCTCTTTGGCATGAGTTATCTCTTTGGCCTGACCGGATCGATCCAGCTGGCACCCCTTGCAGAAAAACTCCCGCAGCTCATGAACCAACCCATTGCCGTAACTTCATTTATCCTCTTACTTGCAGGTGTCTTTTACAAGCTGGCCCTCTTTCCCTTTCATTTTTGGGCACCGGATGTCTATGAAGGGGCAGCAAACGAAACCACCGCCTTTGCCGCCACCCTGCCAAAGTTTGGTGCAATTGCCGTACTGATTCGATTTGCCACCCTACCGGGTGAGAACAGCCAGTTGATAATAAATGTCCTACTGGGCTGTGCCCTGATCTCCATGTTCTATGGTAACCTCGCGGCCCTGGTACAAAAGGATGTTAAACGCCTGTTGGCATTTTCAGGTATTGCCCACGGCGGTTTCATCCTTTTGGGTGTACTGGTCTTTGAGAACATGGGCTATCGTAATGCTATCTTCTACACCCTTGCCTACGTACTGATGAACATTGCCTGCTTTTTTGTCGTCTCCCTGATATCCGAGGGTAACAAAAACCTGCAGGTAACAGACCTCACCGGTCTCTACAAAAGAAGTCCACTTCTGGCGATCACCTTTATCACCGGCCTCTTTGCCCTGGCAGGCATCCCGCCCTTTATAGGCTTCACTGGTAAGTTCATGCTCCTGGCTGGAGCCCTGAAGGCAGGTCACCTCATCACCGTAATTCTTGCCACCTTCAACACAGCCCTGGCCCTCTATTACTATCTCAACCTGGTACGTGTCACCTTTTGTACCGACGAAGAAAAAGAGCAGGCACCGATTCAACTGGGGGTCTGCGACAGGGCAACATGTATCCTCCTTATTGCCAGCATGACCCTCCTCGGTATATTCCCGACCACGATACTGACTATAATAGAGAGTGCCTTAACGACTTTATAA